Proteins from a single region of Anaerotignum faecicola:
- a CDS encoding CoA transferase produces MRKPLEGIRVLDLTQAYSGPFCTMNLADHGAEVIKIERPGTGDQTRAWGPFKNDYSGYFAYINRNKKGITIDLSTEEGKQILRDLIKTADVICENFKVGVMEKLGFSYENMKAINPKIIYGSISGFGLEGPLAKRTCYDIVAQAMSGMMSVTGFKDGPPCKIGPSVGDNYSGAYLCMGILMALYQREKTGEGQRLDISMMDTLFSVMENFVMEYTMEGKTPMRAGNQDPSIAPFDSFEAKDGGFVMGCGTDQMFANLVTTMGMPELITDPLYSTNYARCVNYEQLKPTLENWFKTKTVAELEEILVGLGIPFGNILTIPQAAEHPQLRGRNMLWSVTQPGMDATIEMPGTPIKMHGKEDKCSKASPQLGEDNDAILSEIGYSAEKIKEYREKGII; encoded by the coding sequence ATGAGAAAACCACTTGAGGGTATAAGGGTATTAGACCTTACACAGGCTTACAGCGGCCCATTTTGTACAATGAACCTTGCTGACCACGGCGCCGAGGTTATCAAAATCGAACGCCCGGGCACAGGAGATCAGACAAGGGCATGGGGACCTTTCAAAAACGACTACAGCGGTTATTTCGCTTATATTAACAGAAATAAAAAAGGCATCACAATCGACCTTTCTACGGAAGAAGGCAAACAAATCCTGAGGGATCTTATAAAAACAGCCGACGTTATCTGTGAAAACTTCAAAGTCGGCGTTATGGAGAAACTTGGCTTCAGCTATGAAAATATGAAGGCAATCAACCCCAAAATCATTTACGGTTCAATTTCGGGCTTCGGCCTTGAAGGGCCTTTGGCAAAGCGCACATGCTACGACATCGTTGCGCAGGCAATGAGCGGCATGATGAGCGTAACCGGTTTTAAAGACGGCCCTCCGTGCAAAATCGGCCCTTCCGTCGGCGACAACTATTCCGGCGCATATCTCTGCATGGGTATACTTATGGCGCTTTATCAGAGGGAAAAAACAGGCGAAGGCCAGCGTCTCGACATATCCATGATGGATACGCTTTTCTCAGTTATGGAAAACTTTGTAATGGAATATACAATGGAAGGCAAAACGCCTATGCGCGCCGGCAACCAGGATCCGAGCATCGCTCCTTTCGACTCCTTTGAAGCTAAGGACGGCGGATTTGTTATGGGCTGCGGCACAGACCAGATGTTTGCAAACCTTGTAACTACAATGGGCATGCCGGAACTTATAACCGATCCTCTTTATTCGACAAACTATGCCCGCTGCGTTAACTATGAACAGCTTAAACCGACTCTTGAAAACTGGTTCAAAACAAAAACCGTTGCGGAACTTGAAGAAATACTTGTCGGACTTGGCATACCTTTCGGCAATATACTTACAATTCCTCAGGCCGCGGAACATCCTCAGCTTAGAGGCAGGAACATGCTTTGGAGCGTAACACAGCCGGGAATGGACGCGACTATTGAAATGCCCGGCACGCCTATTAAGATGCACGGCAAAGAGGACAAATGCAGCAAAGCTTCGCCGCAGCTTGGCGAGGACAACGATGCTATTCTCTCCGAGATCGGCTATTCGGCTGAAAAAATCAAAGAGTACAGAGAGAAAGGCATCATTTAA
- the spoIID gene encoding stage II sporulation protein D has product MKKNTTQFIAYSLFALIALPVAIASYAANTVPDTAVTAAADIAEEEKEEKPAENGAAVFEEPSEAVTALAQTIDKENLENYIVCVVAAEMPALFNIEALKAQAVAARTYAVNQMEANGFTLEDMIAFGGQAYIDSQGMRSKWGDNYEVYYSKIKKAVEETKGEIMVYEGEPILAVFHAISRGKTETAENVWQQDVPYLQSVESEGDTKAAEYKFETSMPSDEIIKLLSEKYNGFAVEGDLFESMETLSQSPAGYILKIKIGNMTFTGRQVREALGLRSADFTYKKDGESIVFTTNGYGHGAGMSQYGAHYLAEEGKTYKEILAHYYTGISFSKIE; this is encoded by the coding sequence ATGAAAAAGAATACAACCCAATTTATCGCGTACAGCCTTTTTGCTTTGATAGCGCTGCCGGTGGCCATTGCGTCATACGCCGCTAATACCGTACCTGATACGGCAGTAACCGCCGCCGCAGATATCGCGGAAGAAGAAAAAGAAGAAAAGCCCGCCGAAAATGGCGCCGCCGTTTTTGAGGAACCCTCCGAAGCGGTAACGGCTTTGGCTCAAACTATCGACAAGGAAAACCTTGAAAATTACATAGTGTGCGTTGTGGCAGCCGAAATGCCGGCCCTTTTTAACATTGAAGCCCTGAAAGCGCAGGCTGTCGCCGCCCGCACATACGCCGTTAACCAAATGGAAGCCAACGGATTTACCCTTGAAGACATGATCGCTTTCGGCGGACAGGCATACATCGACAGCCAGGGCATGCGCAGCAAATGGGGCGATAACTATGAAGTCTATTACAGCAAAATAAAAAAAGCCGTAGAGGAAACAAAGGGCGAAATAATGGTTTATGAAGGCGAGCCGATACTTGCCGTATTCCACGCCATAAGCCGCGGCAAAACGGAAACCGCCGAAAACGTGTGGCAGCAGGACGTTCCGTATCTGCAAAGCGTTGAAAGCGAAGGCGACACAAAAGCCGCCGAGTATAAATTTGAAACGTCAATGCCGTCGGACGAAATTATAAAGCTTCTGAGCGAAAAATACAACGGGTTCGCCGTCGAAGGCGATCTGTTTGAATCCATGGAAACGCTAAGCCAAAGCCCGGCAGGATACATACTGAAAATAAAGATAGGCAATATGACGTTCACAGGCAGGCAGGTCCGTGAAGCGCTCGGCCTCAGAAGCGCCGATTTTACATACAAAAAGGACGGAGAGAGCATTGTTTTTACAACAAACGGCTACGGCCACGGAGCCGGCATGAGCCAATACGGAGCTCATTATCTAGCCGAAGAAGGCAAAACATACAAAGAAATACTTGCCCACTACTACACGGGAATTTCCTTTTCGAAAATAGAATAA
- a CDS encoding 2-isopropylmalate synthase: MFKFNNKTNLLENAGQTYPLVHVKDPNLYRDFFPYDEVPRVVFNRRIVPMETPSEIWITDTTFRDGQQSREPYTVKQMTHLYDLLNKLSGPNGIIRMSEFFLYTKKDRNAVYKCLEKGYKFPEITSWIRASKKDFELVKEIGLKETGILVSCSDYHIFHKMHMTRQQALDHYLAIVRECIETGVVPRCHFEDITRADFYGFVVPFAAALMELSKETDTPIKIRACDTMGYGVSYPGSVLPRSVPGIIYGLSQHAGVPSQWIEWHGHNDFYRAVNNATYAWLYGACSVNCSLLGIGERTGNTPLEAMVFEYAQLRGTLDGMDTTVITEIAEYFEKELHYPIPPMTPFIGKNFNVTRAGIHADGLLKNEEIYNIFNTDKLLNRPVRIAISNTSGTSGIAHWINSYFNLRGDAAVTKNDKLVEIIYNWVNEQYNEGRVTMITDGELEELTLSTMKKLDGENSGESSDENTETENKN, translated from the coding sequence ATGTTCAAATTTAATAATAAAACTAATCTTCTGGAAAATGCCGGGCAGACATATCCATTGGTCCATGTTAAAGATCCGAACCTCTACAGGGATTTTTTCCCTTATGACGAAGTGCCGCGCGTTGTGTTTAACCGCCGTATAGTGCCTATGGAAACCCCGTCTGAAATTTGGATTACGGACACCACTTTCCGCGACGGACAGCAGTCAAGGGAACCGTACACCGTTAAACAAATGACACATCTTTATGACCTTCTTAATAAGCTTTCAGGGCCTAACGGCATTATCCGCATGAGCGAATTTTTCCTTTACACAAAAAAAGACCGCAACGCCGTTTACAAATGCCTTGAAAAAGGATATAAATTCCCTGAAATTACAAGCTGGATAAGAGCCTCAAAAAAAGATTTCGAACTTGTTAAAGAAATAGGGCTTAAAGAAACGGGAATACTTGTAAGCTGTTCCGATTACCATATATTCCATAAAATGCACATGACGCGCCAGCAGGCTCTTGACCACTACCTTGCGATAGTGCGTGAATGTATAGAAACGGGCGTTGTGCCCCGCTGCCATTTTGAGGACATTACAAGGGCGGATTTTTACGGCTTTGTAGTGCCGTTTGCCGCCGCATTGATGGAGCTTTCAAAAGAAACGGATACGCCAATTAAAATACGCGCCTGCGATACCATGGGATACGGAGTTTCATATCCCGGAAGCGTGCTCCCAAGAAGCGTGCCCGGCATAATATACGGCCTCAGCCAGCACGCCGGAGTACCGTCCCAATGGATAGAATGGCACGGGCACAACGACTTTTACCGCGCCGTCAACAACGCCACATACGCATGGCTGTACGGGGCGTGCAGCGTAAACTGCTCCCTTCTGGGCATTGGCGAAAGGACGGGAAACACGCCGCTTGAGGCAATGGTTTTTGAATACGCACAGCTGCGCGGCACCCTTGACGGTATGGATACAACGGTTATAACTGAGATAGCCGAATATTTTGAAAAGGAACTTCACTATCCTATACCGCCGATGACGCCGTTTATAGGCAAAAACTTCAATGTAACAAGGGCCGGCATACACGCCGACGGGCTTCTTAAAAACGAAGAAATTTACAATATATTCAACACCGATAAACTTCTTAACCGCCCCGTGCGCATAGCCATAAGCAACACAAGCGGCACAAGCGGCATAGCCCACTGGATAAACAGCTACTTTAATCTCAGAGGAGACGCCGCCGTTACAAAGAACGACAAACTTGTGGAAATCATTTACAACTGGGTTAACGAGCAGTACAACGAAGGGCGCGTGACAATGATAACCGACGGGGAACTTGAGGAACTTACTCTTTCCACAATGAAAAAGCTTGACGGCGAAAACAGCGGCGAATCCTCAGATGAAAATACTGAAACGGAAAACAAAAATTAA
- a CDS encoding chorion class high-cysteine HCB protein 13 — MGFFGGNNCEGGNNILWIIILLCCCGCGGNMVGGTNTDDCSWLIILILLLCCCGCGNNVGGNSCGMCEA, encoded by the coding sequence ATGGGATTTTTTGGCGGTAACAATTGCGAAGGCGGTAACAACATTCTTTGGATCATTATTCTTCTTTGCTGCTGCGGCTGCGGAGGAAATATGGTAGGCGGAACAAATACAGACGACTGCTCATGGCTTATTATCCTTATTCTTCTTCTTTGCTGCTGCGGCTGCGGCAATAATGTCGGCGGGAACAGCTGCGGTATGTGCGAAGCATAA
- a CDS encoding isocitrate/isopropylmalate family dehydrogenase, producing the protein MNPNIEKAKERFGLLLEEQLKRVEAMNAGKEPYDFSKLDKIVIGVAGGDGIGPAITAQGKRVMEHLLDKDIKSGRIVFKDIENLTIEKRAAAGKAIPDDVLAELKECHVILKGPTTTPRKGDPWPNIESANVMMRKELDLFANVRPVRVPEHGIDWTFFRENTEGAYAVGSKGFAVDENINVDFTIVTQEGTERIIRTAFEYAKKNGKTRVTAVTKANIIKATDGKFLEVFYNTAKEYPDIKADDWYIDIMTAKLIDEKRRRDFQVVVLPNLYGDIITDEAAEFQGGVGTAGSSNIGNKYAMFEAIHGSAPRMVEEGRAQYADPCSIMRAVVLLLSHIGYQEEASKLEKALDICTITERRIFTTGHSDGATNGELTDYIIETIKGL; encoded by the coding sequence ATGAATCCAAATATTGAAAAAGCAAAGGAGCGTTTCGGCCTTCTGCTCGAAGAACAGCTTAAAAGAGTTGAAGCCATGAACGCAGGCAAAGAACCATACGATTTTTCAAAACTTGACAAAATAGTAATAGGCGTTGCAGGCGGCGACGGCATAGGCCCCGCCATTACGGCCCAAGGCAAAAGGGTTATGGAACATCTTTTGGATAAAGATATAAAAAGCGGCCGCATAGTTTTTAAAGACATCGAAAACCTTACAATCGAAAAAAGGGCGGCAGCGGGGAAAGCCATACCCGACGACGTGCTTGCAGAATTAAAGGAATGCCACGTTATACTTAAAGGCCCTACGACGACGCCGCGCAAAGGAGATCCATGGCCCAACATCGAAAGCGCAAACGTAATGATGCGCAAGGAGCTTGACCTTTTTGCAAACGTGCGCCCCGTGCGCGTGCCCGAACATGGGATCGACTGGACATTTTTCCGGGAGAATACGGAAGGCGCATACGCCGTCGGAAGCAAGGGATTTGCCGTTGACGAAAATATAAACGTAGACTTCACAATCGTAACGCAGGAGGGCACGGAAAGAATTATCCGCACCGCCTTTGAATATGCGAAAAAGAACGGAAAAACAAGGGTTACGGCCGTAACGAAAGCCAATATAATAAAGGCCACCGACGGCAAATTCCTTGAAGTTTTTTACAACACAGCCAAAGAATATCCGGATATAAAGGCCGACGACTGGTATATTGACATAATGACGGCAAAACTTATCGACGAGAAACGCCGCCGCGATTTCCAGGTTGTAGTCCTTCCTAACCTTTACGGCGACATCATAACCGACGAAGCCGCAGAGTTCCAGGGCGGTGTCGGCACGGCCGGAAGCTCCAACATAGGCAATAAATACGCTATGTTTGAGGCAATACACGGCTCCGCGCCGAGAATGGTTGAAGAAGGCCGCGCACAGTATGCAGATCCATGCAGTATCATGAGGGCCGTTGTACTGCTCCTTTCACATATAGGATACCAGGAGGAAGCGTCAAAGCTTGAAAAAGCCCTTGACATATGCACAATTACGGAACGCCGCATATTCACGACAGGCCACAGCGACGGCGCGACAAACGGCGAGCTTACGGACTATATAATCGAAACGATAAAAGGCCTTTAA
- a CDS encoding IclR family transcriptional regulator, with translation MEEYTPKYPLHTLSKALEILNYIKDCPTSNGATLAALSHDLGISKSSAHRILDTLLAYGFVEKTGGAITTYRLGWSAYKVGNSVLKYHTLNSSDYVALLEDLAVKLKRTVSLDILSQYSAIVMYKVDPNNAVPAPNFIGERNPLYATASGKLFMLDFTNEEIRAYFKNTTIKKYTPNTILNYIDFLDELAKIKLRDYSINNCEYREDSFCISMPVRDYTKRIAATISVSAAPQTMGEKEVSEIIPVLREACRHLSKFLGE, from the coding sequence ATGGAAGAATATACGCCAAAATATCCGCTGCATACTTTGAGCAAAGCGCTCGAGATACTTAACTATATAAAAGACTGCCCTACAAGCAACGGCGCAACCCTCGCCGCCTTAAGCCACGATCTCGGCATAAGCAAATCCAGCGCGCACAGGATACTTGACACCCTGCTTGCCTACGGCTTTGTTGAAAAGACAGGCGGGGCTATAACAACATACCGCCTTGGCTGGTCGGCATATAAAGTCGGCAATTCCGTTTTGAAGTACCACACGCTGAACTCATCCGACTACGTCGCATTGCTTGAGGATTTGGCCGTAAAACTCAAACGCACCGTATCCCTTGACATATTGAGCCAGTACAGCGCCATTGTTATGTACAAGGTAGACCCCAACAACGCCGTCCCCGCGCCTAATTTTATAGGCGAAAGGAACCCGCTTTACGCTACGGCAAGCGGCAAACTTTTTATGCTTGATTTTACCAACGAAGAAATACGCGCATATTTCAAAAACACCACAATAAAAAAATACACGCCCAACACAATACTTAACTACATTGATTTCCTCGACGAGCTGGCCAAAATAAAACTGCGCGACTATTCAATCAATAACTGCGAATACCGCGAGGACAGTTTCTGCATATCCATGCCCGTACGCGACTACACAAAACGCATAGCCGCCACCATCAGCGTCAGCGCCGCGCCGCAAACAATGGGCGAGAAAGAAGTTTCGGAGATAATACCTGTTCTGAGAGAAGCATGCCGCCATTTATCAAAATTTCTTGGCGAATGA
- a CDS encoding helix-turn-helix domain-containing protein — MDPKTVGLTIRQCRKNRGMTVEQLANKANVSIKFIGDVERGQKMPSINTFIKIVNALDVSFDYVLSQDVVPQSLKLYLFTDLFLHAANITCSLLKYIKNPSRIIKIFLNRNYRLIMLTIGWL; from the coding sequence TTGGATCCAAAAACAGTCGGATTAACTATTCGTCAATGCAGAAAAAACAGGGGCATGACAGTAGAACAACTTGCAAATAAAGCCAACGTGTCCATAAAATTTATAGGCGATGTTGAACGCGGACAGAAAATGCCAAGCATAAATACATTCATTAAAATTGTTAACGCTCTCGACGTATCCTTTGATTATGTTCTTTCACAAGATGTTGTGCCGCAAAGCCTAAAACTATATCTTTTTACAGACCTCTTCCTTCATGCTGCAAACATAACCTGTAGCCTGCTTAAATACATAAAAAATCCTTCCCGGATTATAAAAATTTTTTTAAACAGGAACTATAGGTTAATAATGTTAACTATAGGCTGGTTGTAA
- a CDS encoding S8 family peptidase, which yields MNNALETINADAPKGITGRGVGIAILDTGICPMEDFTLPNNRIAAFKDFVNNIKKPYDDNGHGTHVAGIAAGNGYLSEGKYCGVAPESSIIALKILDEFGNGTASSAINALRWVYKNKDRYNIRVVNLSIGTDDQSISSPLIKAVNALWDSGIAVVCAAGNDESRGIASPGISPRIITVGSIEEPSVFKIKSKNFVYYKPDVFAPGENIVSCKAHEFSFTGKRRSADNIVETNYIRMSGTSMSTPMVSGACALMIQHGRGISPDRVKSLMVNAAYMPGKKGLLNIGRIFYGG from the coding sequence ATGAATAACGCGTTGGAAACTATTAACGCCGACGCCCCCAAAGGAATTACGGGACGGGGCGTAGGCATTGCCATATTGGATACGGGAATCTGCCCGATGGAGGATTTTACCCTGCCGAATAACAGGATTGCGGCTTTTAAGGACTTTGTAAACAATATAAAGAAACCGTACGACGATAACGGGCACGGCACCCATGTGGCCGGCATTGCCGCCGGAAACGGATATTTAAGCGAGGGAAAATACTGCGGAGTGGCGCCCGAAAGCAGTATAATAGCCCTTAAAATACTTGACGAGTTCGGAAACGGAACGGCGTCCTCGGCAATAAACGCTTTAAGGTGGGTTTATAAGAACAAGGACAGATACAATATAAGGGTTGTTAACCTTTCAATAGGCACCGACGACCAAAGCATATCGTCGCCGTTGATTAAAGCCGTAAATGCGCTTTGGGACAGCGGCATTGCAGTGGTCTGCGCCGCCGGGAATGATGAAAGCAGGGGCATAGCGTCGCCGGGAATAAGCCCTAGGATTATAACTGTAGGCAGCATTGAGGAACCGTCTGTGTTTAAGATAAAAAGCAAAAATTTTGTTTATTATAAGCCCGATGTATTTGCGCCGGGAGAAAATATAGTTTCCTGCAAGGCGCATGAATTTTCATTTACGGGAAAAAGGCGCAGCGCCGATAATATCGTTGAAACAAATTATATAAGGATGAGCGGCACTTCCATGTCAACCCCCATGGTGAGCGGGGCATGCGCACTTATGATACAGCACGGCCGCGGCATAAGCCCGGACAGGGTCAAAAGCCTTATGGTAAACGCCGCTTATATGCCGGGCAAGAAAGGCCTTTTAAATATCGGACGGATATTTTACGGCGGATAA
- a CDS encoding Xaa-Pro peptidase family protein: MKELIFSVEEYMQRVAKTKKSMEEKGIDVLIVTDPANMNYLTGFDGWSFYVHQGVIVVLDEEQPIWFGRGQDGNAARLTTYLDEKNIYPYTDDYVNSTVKHPYEFVADILKERGLDKKVIATETDAYYFSAKCQQTIERCLPDATFKDGYNIVNWVKIVKSEREIDFIKKASVIVQNAMNKAYDMIDIGVRQCDVAAAVYHAQISGTPEYGGEYSAIAPLMPAGVRTSTPHLSWTDDVYKDGDTVILELSGNYRHYHCPLARTMILGNASQKVRDLGATVSEGLTAALEGIKPGMLCEDVERIWAKTIAKSGFVKDSRIGYSMGLNFPPDWGEHTASLRPGDKTVLVPGMTFHMIPGIWLDDCGVDTSEPFVVTETGAEPFCQFRRELLVK; this comes from the coding sequence ATGAAAGAACTTATTTTTTCGGTTGAGGAGTACATGCAGAGGGTTGCAAAAACCAAAAAGAGCATGGAAGAAAAGGGTATCGACGTGCTTATCGTAACGGACCCCGCCAACATGAACTACCTTACAGGCTTTGACGGCTGGTCGTTCTATGTACATCAGGGCGTGATTGTCGTGCTTGACGAGGAACAGCCGATTTGGTTCGGCCGCGGACAGGACGGCAATGCGGCAAGGCTTACTACATACCTTGATGAAAAAAACATCTATCCTTACACAGACGACTATGTAAACTCTACAGTAAAACACCCTTATGAATTTGTAGCTGACATCCTTAAGGAAAGGGGCCTTGACAAAAAGGTTATCGCTACGGAAACAGACGCATATTATTTCTCGGCAAAATGCCAGCAGACAATCGAAAGATGCCTTCCGGACGCAACGTTTAAAGACGGATACAACATTGTCAACTGGGTTAAGATTGTTAAAAGCGAAAGGGAAATCGATTTCATAAAGAAAGCTTCCGTTATAGTGCAGAACGCCATGAATAAAGCTTATGACATGATTGATATAGGCGTAAGGCAGTGCGACGTTGCCGCCGCCGTATACCATGCGCAGATAAGCGGCACTCCCGAATACGGCGGAGAATATTCGGCGATCGCGCCGCTTATGCCGGCAGGAGTGAGGACTTCAACGCCCCATTTAAGCTGGACGGACGACGTTTATAAGGACGGCGACACAGTTATACTTGAACTCAGCGGAAACTACCGCCACTACCACTGCCCTCTTGCAAGGACAATGATACTCGGCAATGCGTCACAGAAAGTACGCGACCTCGGCGCAACAGTATCAGAAGGTCTTACGGCCGCTCTTGAAGGCATTAAGCCGGGAATGTTATGTGAAGATGTCGAAAGGATCTGGGCAAAAACAATCGCTAAAAGCGGTTTCGTAAAAGACAGCCGTATCGGTTACTCAATGGGTCTTAACTTCCCTCCTGACTGGGGCGAACACACAGCAAGCCTTCGTCCCGGGGATAAGACAGTGCTTGTGCCGGGCATGACATTCCACATGATACCGGGCATCTGGCTTGATGACTGCGGCGTTGACACAAGCGAACCTTTCGTTGTAACAGAAACAGGCGCCGAGCCATTCTGTCAATTCAGAAGGGAGCTCCTTGTAAAATAA
- a CDS encoding TRAP transporter small permease — protein sequence MKTFDKYLSKFEEIVLSFSVLLMAFILIGGVIARAVFNSSWTFTEEVGQALNTIVTFFGIGYCAKKARHISMSVVYDLVNEKYKKAMMIIITLLTAIIMFYLTYLGIYYTMSVYELGRTTAALRIPMWIVVAPVPVGFFLGGIEYLRTFFLNITHKGEIFISSEFRLGENMDDAEFQEEKEGE from the coding sequence ATGAAAACATTTGACAAGTATTTGTCCAAATTCGAGGAGATTGTATTAAGCTTTTCCGTACTGCTTATGGCGTTTATCCTTATAGGCGGCGTTATAGCAAGGGCCGTTTTCAACTCAAGCTGGACATTTACGGAAGAAGTGGGCCAGGCGCTTAATACCATAGTAACGTTTTTCGGTATAGGCTACTGTGCAAAAAAAGCGAGGCATATAAGCATGTCTGTTGTGTATGACCTTGTAAATGAAAAATATAAAAAAGCAATGATGATAATAATTACGCTTTTAACGGCAATTATAATGTTCTACTTAACATATCTCGGAATTTACTACACAATGAGCGTTTACGAACTGGGAAGGACAACGGCGGCTTTAAGGATACCTATGTGGATTGTCGTAGCTCCCGTGCCTGTCGGCTTCTTTCTCGGCGGCATTGAATATTTAAGGACATTCTTTTTGAATATAACGCATAAAGGCGAGATATTTATATCGAGCGAATTCAGGCTCGGCGAAAATATGGACGACGCCGAATTTCAGGAAGAAAAGGAGGGGGAATAA
- a CDS encoding helix-turn-helix domain-containing protein, with the protein MSTLFAQRLKELRKEKKLTQAVLANVLEYGYTAISNYESGKNEPSYSDLVALADYFCVTTDYLLGRTDMRVFTNIETEISYRIDNMIKEYEKISLADVIRAINSNPY; encoded by the coding sequence ATGTCAACATTATTCGCACAAAGATTAAAGGAACTGAGAAAAGAAAAAAAACTGACTCAAGCCGTTTTGGCAAATGTGCTGGAATACGGCTATACCGCCATATCCAATTACGAATCGGGGAAAAACGAACCGTCTTATTCAGACCTTGTCGCCCTTGCGGATTATTTTTGCGTTACAACCGACTACCTTCTTGGGCGAACAGACATGCGTGTTTTTACAAATATAGAAACTGAAATATCATACCGCATTGACAACATGATTAAAGAATATGAAAAAATAAGCCTTGCGGATGTAATAAGGGCAATTAATTCAAATCCTTACTGA
- a CDS encoding helix-turn-helix domain-containing protein has product MFKDRFKILRTTYKSTQSEIAEFMDVSVQAVYQWERGLNIPNVETIIKLAGLFDVSVDYLLSVDDKRYIHVTGL; this is encoded by the coding sequence ATGTTTAAAGACAGATTTAAAATTTTAAGGACAACGTACAAATCTACGCAAAGTGAAATTGCCGAATTTATGGATGTTTCTGTACAAGCCGTATACCAGTGGGAAAGAGGGCTTAACATTCCTAATGTCGAAACTATAATAAAACTGGCGGGGCTTTTTGACGTGTCTGTCGATTACCTGTTGTCTGTTGACGATAAAAGATACATCCATGTCACAGGATTATAG
- a CDS encoding helix-turn-helix transcriptional regulator codes for MQDKTIGASIRKYRREKSLTIEKLAEKVVVTPKFLGDIERGKKFPSIKTLIKIANSLDVSIDCLLSKEVIRNKPIVINEIAKNLQSFNLYQLELFVKFVEDINDLNYIFKDE; via the coding sequence ATGCAGGATAAGACGATCGGCGCTTCAATTAGAAAATACAGGCGCGAAAAGAGCCTGACAATAGAAAAGCTTGCGGAAAAAGTCGTGGTTACGCCTAAATTCCTCGGCGACATTGAACGCGGGAAAAAATTTCCGAGCATTAAAACGCTTATAAAAATTGCCAACTCCTTAGACGTATCTATAGACTGCCTGTTGTCTAAAGAGGTTATCCGAAATAAGCCTATCGTTATTAATGAAATAGCAAAAAATCTCCAAAGCTTTAATTTATACCAACTGGAACTGTTTGTAAAGTTTGTTGAGGACATAAACGATCTGAACTATATTTTTAAAGATGAATAA
- a CDS encoding helix-turn-helix domain-containing protein, with the protein MQKIPQDIFIGKNMRRLRKLNNYSQENIALKLQLKGRSMSVSHYGHIEQGGKNIFVSDLILLSEIFKADFNEFFKDLKPSDNKLE; encoded by the coding sequence TTGCAAAAAATACCGCAAGACATTTTTATCGGCAAGAACATGAGAAGATTAAGAAAATTAAATAATTATTCGCAAGAAAATATTGCGCTTAAACTTCAGCTAAAAGGACGTTCCATGTCTGTGAGCCATTATGGACATATTGAACAAGGAGGAAAAAATATTTTTGTCAGCGATCTTATTTTGCTGTCCGAAATATTCAAAGCGGATTTCAACGAATTTTTTAAGGATCTCAAACCATCGGATAATAAACTTGAATAA